Within the Candidatus Effluviviaceae Genus V sp. genome, the region CGAGGTATTCAACGGCCTCGTAGTCGAAATTGACCGTCTTGCGCACCTCGAGATAGGCGTCGAGCACGGCGTTGGCGACCAGCGCCGCCCGTTCCGGATCGACGTGCGTGTAGCTGATCTCGATCACGTTCGACTCCGGCTGCGTGCGAGCTCGAACCTGCCGCTGAAGGCGCTCCACGAAGAGCGCTCTCTGGCGACCGGGTTCGACGTCGAGCATATCGGCAACCCGCCCGGCCACCGCCGCGCTCCGGATGATCTCGATCTCGGAGTTGATGACCTCGCCGCGCCTCAGGACGGCCCGGCTCTCGGCCGGCATGGTGTAGGCCTGAGGGAGACGACGGATCATCACCGCAGCCGTTGCCTGGTACCGAGGCACGTCCGTGAAGATCCCGTATGCGATGAGGATGACAGCGAGAAGCGTCAGCGCAATCAGGAACAGCTTCCGCTTGAAGATCACGTAGACGATCTCGCGAACGAGCGCCGATCCGCCGGTTTCAGTACCATGACCGTTCACGCACTCACCTCATCACGTCGCAGGTCAGTTGTTGTAGTAGCCAGCCCGTTCGTCCAGGTGGATCATGTCGTAGCCGCGCAGATAGAAGAGCTGCGCCGGCGCAATACTCGAGAAGAACAGGTCCACGAACTCCCCGACGTTCCCGATGAACGACTTCGGGACGTAGACAACGTCGTTGGGAAGAAGAGTCATGTCCTCCAGGAGATCCCTCCCGGACAGCACGTCATTCACGTCGACCCTGTAGGCGACAGGCTCCGGAACGGCCTCGGTGCGGACGACCATCACGCTGGACGGGTTTCCCGTAGGAAGTAATCCGCCCGCCGCCGACAGGGCCGACGTCACGGTCAGTTCGCTCACCGATTGAATGGCGCCTGGTCTCCCGACCTCACCGATCACGTAGACCGGCTGCGATGCCAGCGTATTGATGAGGATCGAGACGGCGGGATTCCGGAGGTAACCGGATACGGTCCCTGAAACCTCGTCAGTAAGCTCGGCGGTCGTGAGACCACGCGCCACGATCTCGCCGCCGAACGGCACGGTGATGGTGCCGTTCGGGGTCACCTGGGTCAGGTAGCTCAGGTCCTCCTCGTCGGTGAACTTGATACGGATCGTGTCGCCGACGCGGAGCCTGTACTCTCCCGTCTCCCGAGGCGGCGCCTCGGACGCAGGGAGAGGCCGCCGGTCCGAACGCGAACCGGCGCACCCCGCGAGCGTGCAGGCGCATAGGAGTCCCAACAGCAGGACGAAGCCCCACCGAGCCCTGCATGACATTGTCGTAAGCCCCCTTCAGGCACCCTGACAGGCATCCCTCGCATGGGACACCCGCATGACGGCCGGTTCTAAAGCATAACTCGTGCCACAGTTACGGCGTTCGGCCGCGGGCAGTCGCCCCGCTCCGCGACGAACGTGGTGTCACCCGAGACAGGATGTGAGCCTTCGCTCACGTCGCTGCCGGGCCCTGCCTCGCTCCGGGCCCCGTAGAGCGTCACCGTGACGCCGGGAAACGACGCCTCCTCGACGGGCCTGTAGAACGCGTCGAGGTACGTCGGTATCCGTCGCCCCGGATCGACGTGCCACCACCGGCTCTCCACGAACCAGACCCTCTCGGCGTCACCGAGAAGGTCCGGAACGCGGCGCGAGACCTCCGCGTCGGAGCCCGCCTGCCCCGGGTACAGGACCACGAGTTCGGCGCCGCCGTCGTAGTAGTGGCGGAACACGTCGCGGACGACGGGGACGAAGATCACGTCGCCGGGTCGCTCACGTTGCTCGACGAACTCGACGGCGGACCGTACGTCCTCCCTTCCATACGACGGATCGGCGTGGTAGTTCCAGAGCGACAGACCACACAATACGACGAGCGCCGCGCAAAGCAAGGCGGCCGGTCTCCGTCGGAGCATCCCCACGCCCGCCGCCGCCAGCATCACGAGGGCGGGCATTCCGGGAGACAGGTATCGTACATTGAACGGCTTGATGTTCGCCAGTGCCAAGACGACCGCGCCCAGGGCCGGGACGATGATCGTGACCAGCACGAGCGCCCCCGCCTTCCGGCGGGTCCACAGTCGAACAAGTCCCAGCAGCAGGGCCGCGGCCATCACGAGACCGCCCGCCGCCACGATCGGTGTGTGGCTCAGGATCGCCTCCATCGGCGGCCGTGTGTGCAGCTCCGTGAGGGTCGGTCCCAGCGAGTATCCGTAGACCATCGCGTAGATCGAGTACGGGAGCGCCGCGGGTGTGAACGTCGTGTCGCCGCGAAGCAGATCCTCCTCGTCGACCGCCGTCGCCAGGCCCACGTGGTCGTCGACGCCCCCGGCCCCCGCCCAACGGACGATGCTCCACATTCCCGGCACGAAGAGGACCACGATGAGAACGGCCGCGGCAGCCCACGCGAGGAGCCTCCTCCGCGAACTCCTCAGTCCCAGGAGCAGATAGAGACCGTGACCGGCCGCCATGAAGACGGCCGACAGGTTGAGATAGAGAGCCGAGACGGTGGCGGCGACGTAGCTCGCGAAAGGGGGACGCCGGTCGTGCAGCAGACGCCACACCGCCAGGGTGGCGAGCGCGGAGGCGAGGATCAGAAGCGAGTAGTTGCGCACCTCCTGCGAGTACCAGACGGAGTACGGCGAGAGGGCGAAGAGGAGAGCCGCCACGAACCCCGTCCGGCGGTCGAACATCCGGAGCCCCAGCTCCGCCACGACCGGGATCGTGAGGATGCCCGCCGCGGCCGAGACGCTTCTGAGAGCGGCCTCGTCCATCGACAGTCGGGAGATCCAGTGAACGATGAAGGCGTGGAGCGGACCCTGAATGGTGCCGACGAAGTCGGACGGGCCGAAGGTGCCTCCGACGTCCGCGGCCTTGAGCGTGATGATCTCGTCGACCCAGAGGCTCTGGCTGCCCAGTCCCCAGAGACGCACGCACGCCCCCGTCACGACGACCGCGACGAGGGCCCACGTCCACCGTCCCCACGAGACGTGGGAACCTGGCCCGGAACTCTGTCGGAGCTCCGAATCGACTGCCTGGAACCGACTCACCATCGAGCTGACTCGCTCACCCTCCTCGAACGGTGAGCCGACGGGGGTTCGTACATACGGTATGTCTGGAAGACTACATCAGGGAACGGCCGCTGTCAATCCGGCGCCTGGTACCGGCCCGGGAGCGTGCTCCCGACGCTGCGCCCCGCCAGCTCGCCCGGCTGCGACGCGCGAACGGCCCACCGGGGTACGGAAATCCGGCAGCGATGCAGTGTGAGTGAGGGCTCAAACGGCATGTGAGCTGCCGGATCCGTACGTCCGATGGCGTTCTCGCTGTCGTACCGTGTACGGGCTGCATCCTTCGCAGACGCGTCGTCTAGTAGGCCCCCTTCCGGGAGAGGACGGCGGGCAAGGTGCGGAGCAGGATCTTGAGGTCCATGCCGAGCGACTGCCGCCTGATGTACTCGATGTCGAGTCGCATCCACTCGGTGAACCCGATGTGGTTTCTTCCGCTGATCTGCCAGAGGCACGTGATGCCCGGCAGGACCGAGAGCTTCTCCCGCTGCCAGCTCTCGTAGTTCTCAACCTCGCACGGCAGCGGCGGCCGGGGGCCGACGAGGCTCATCTCGCCCCTCAGCACGTTGATGAGCTGCGGCAGCTCGTCGAGACTGGTCCGCCTCAGGAAGCGTCCCGTTCTGGTGATCCTCGGGTCCTCGCTGATCTTGAAGACCGGCCCCTCGAGCTCGTTCAGGTGCATGAGCTCCTGCTTCAAGCGCTCGGCGTCCTGGACCATGGAGCGGAACTTGTAGAACCAGAACTCGGTTCCTTCCTTGCCGACGCGGATCTGTCTGAAGAAGACGGGCCCCGGTGAGTCCAGCTTGACGAGGATGGCGATCACGAGAAAGACGGGCGAGAGCAGAACGAGTCCGACGAGGCTGGCGAGAAAATCAAACGGACGCTTCAGAAAGCGCTGGTAGAACACGCCGCGGGTCACGCGGGGGTTCTCACTCCGCCCCCTGGCGTAGTCCTCGATGGTCCCGTACCCGAATCGCTCGTCGACGAAGTACACGGTCCAGTCGCTCCTGACGGTCTCGCGCCGGCGGGCAGTTGCACAAGAAAGCCGGGCGTCGACTCTCGGTCGCACCCGGCCATCGGATCGTGGATCATGTCGTCCGCTGGCTGCTAAGGGCGCGTCCGGTCCAGTGGAGCGCTCCGGCACATGGAAGCATGCGCTTGATGGGAACGCTCGCGAACAGGTGTCAGTCTCTCAAGAAACCCTTAGCAGTCGCGCTATGCGAGTCCTTTCGATGCTGTCAGTTCCGGCTGTTCTAACGGCTCGCTACCGTCAATGCTATTGTATCACAAGCTTTGTGCCCTGTCAACGTGATTCCGGTGCCTCTCCCCCGGTGGCCAGAGCTCTGAGGAGCGCCGCCCGGAACAGCGGCAGCAGCATCTCGTGGCGCCCTCTAAGTGCAAAGCCCATACCAGATTGCGCGGTCGGTCGCCGGACGACGTTCATCGTCGTCCGGTAGGGCTCGTTCATGTCGAGCGACAGGGCGGTGAAGCTCCCCTCAATGCGCCCCAGGTTCCGCCCCACGGCGAGCGCCTTCAGGAAGACCTCCGGCAGGATGACGGCCGATCCGACATTGATCACGGCCCCTCCGTCGACCCGCGACACGACGTCGGCCAGAATGCGGAAGTCGCGCAGACTGGCATCCCCGATCGCGGCCCCGTGGGCCGAGGCGTGTTCGTGGACGATGTCGGTTCCCAGCGCCACGTGCACTGTAGCCGGCACCCCGAGTTCCCAGGCCCGACCGAAGATCGACGCGTCGCGATGCGGCGCCTCGCGTTCGGCTATCCTCCGACCGACCGTCTCCCCGAAGCCCGCTTCCTCCTCGGCGGCTTCATCCGCCGCGCCGTTGAGAAACTCCGCAGTCTCCCTGCAGGTCCCGAACGTGCCGTTCGCGAGATTCGCCGCAACGTCCTCGGACGTCATGCCCCACATCGCGATCTCGGCGTCGTGGATGGCCCCGGCGCCGTTGGTCGCCACGGCCGACACGATGCCCCTCTCAATCAGATCGATCACCAGACGGGAGAGCCCGCACTTGATGACGTGCGCGCCGAACATCAGCACGACGGTTCCGCGGGCCTCCGCGACCCGGGCGACGGCGTCGACGGCCGCTCGGAAGTCGGCCCCTGCGAGAATGTCCGGGAAGCTGTCGACGATGCGGTCGAAGCTCTCGTCCGGCTCGGCGGCCGAAACGAACGACTCAACACGGACCAGGCCGCCCCGCTCCTTGATCGACACGGTCCTGATGCCCGAGAGATCGATCTCACTGTATCGCGATGTCATGGTCCCTCCCCGACCGCCCCGCTCCAGCTCTGAGGCGGCGTGTACGATGTCAGCTCCGCTGAGATCGACCCGATCACGACCTTGCTCCGCATGAGCACGGGGACGTGCCGGTCGTCGTCGGTCAACCACACGCGCAGCGAGCCCTTGTGCCGAAAGAGCCCGGCGACGCGCATGACGGGCTCGACGACGATGCAGTCGAACGTGCCTGCCGGCACACTGATGCGGTCGCGCTCGAGCACGTCGATGCGAAGCGGGTAGTTCTTCTTGTCCGCGTGGTTCTCGATGAAGACCGGCGTGCCCACCTCGAGGTCCATCATGCGCACGTAGTAGAGCGAGGTCAGGATGTCCTGCGCGTCGAGCGAGAGCGGCACGACCCTTCCGTCGCGCTCAGGGTAGACCGCGATGTGCCGTTCCTGGTCGTAGAGCACGAGGTCGTGCGCCCGATAGTCTCCCTCGCTCAGGCTCTTCTCGAACCGTCTCGTGACGAGTTCCCGGACATCGAGATGGGACTCCGCGACGTCGCGGACCCGAAAGAACGTGGAGAACCAGGGCACGGACTCGGCGATCGAGACGATGTGGTAGCACGGGTAGCCGGACACAACCTCGGTCGACGGTATCGACATGACCGCCTTGCCGGCCGTGATGAAGCCGTAGGTCAGGTCGAACGTCATCCGCTCGCCGACGCCGAACGGCGGCGCCCGCAGACTCCCGTCGGGACCGAGTGCAGGCTGTGTGCCCCGGACCGGCGCGGCGGCCGCCAGCAACACAAGCATGAACAGAGCGCATGCGGTTCCGCGTGTCATGGCCGCACTCCGAGTTCTGACAGGAACCAGTCGACCGCCCGTCCGATGTCCGACGACACGTGCGTGACAGGGCCCTTGTCCTCGCGTTCCGTCACCTCGCCCCGCCCGGTCCGCACCAGGACGCCCGGGATACCCAGGTTGCGCGCGAGCCCGAGATCCGTGGGCTGATCGCCGAAGACGGCGCTCGAGGCGAGGTCCAGGCCGAGGTCCCTCACGGCCGCCTCGACCATCCCCGTCCCGGGCTTCCTCCAGGTGAGATCGCGTTCGAGGGCCGGGATCGCGGCATCGTTGTAGTTCGGTGCGTAGTAGGCGCCGTCGAGCACCGCTCCTCTCTCGGCAAGCAGCTCGACGAGCCGGTCGTGAACGGCCGCGAGCCCCTCCTCGGTCAGGAGCCCCTTCGCGACGCAGGCCTGGTTGCTCACGACGACGGCGGCGACGCCGGCCTCGTTGAGCCGCCTGACCGCGCCGGCGGCCGACGGCTCGAGCGACAGATCGTCCGGATCGGTCACGTAGCCCCGCTCAACGGACAGCGTGCCGTCGCGGTCGAGAAACGCCGCCGGACGTCCCCCGCCTGTCCCACGCCTCACAGCTTCCTCCCGGACCCCAGAGCACATGTTCCGATCCCCAGCATACCATAGAACAGGAACCCCGGCTCCGCCCAGACCGTCAGATGCGACAGCCCGGCGATCAGAAGAGCGACAGCGCCGGCAAGGCACGCGGCCGCAGGATAGAGATCGCGCGGGTGCGCGGCGCGGACGGCGGCGGCGACGTCCCTCAGGGACAGAGCGCAGAAGAGCAGAAAGGCCGCGAGCCCAAGCACACCGCGCTCGGCGAGCAGATGCAGCGCGACGCTGTGGGCATGCGACGTGTACCGGTGACCAGCGCCGTCGCTCACGCCGACCTTCAGCGATCCGTACGTTCCGACACCGTGTCCCGTGATCGGCCGCTCCGCGATCCGGTCGATCGTCTGCGACCAGATGCCGGAGCGTATGCGGATCGCCCTCTCGAGACGCGTCCCGATGAGCCGCGACGAGGGGATCGCGACACTGAGGGACACGGCCACCACGACCGCCGGCACCAGCACCGCGGCCGCCACCCAGAAGCGCCGGGCGTGGCACGACAGCAGCACGGCGAGCCCGAGGGCCGCAGCCGGCAGCGGACCTCTCGATTGCGTCAACCAGAGCGCGGTCACAGAGAAGGCCGCGACGAGCCACGCGAGCGCGCGGCCGGGACGGCCGACGCCCCGCGACATCGCCAGCGCCGCCGCCACCGGGAGAACGCCCGCCAGATACTCTCCGGCAACGATGGGGTTTGGGAGCGACGGCAGACCGAAGCGTCCCTCGCGCAGACCGGGCGACCAGAGCGAGACGGCGATGCCCGCGCTCGTCCCGATAAGGAGCGCGGCGCCGAGCACGACGACCCGACGGCGCGACGTGCACACGTCGGTCCCGAGAGGGAAGAGCGAGACCATGGCGGCGACCGTCAGGAGCTCCTGCGGCCGCCTGAGTCCGGCGTCCGCGAAGGCGACCGAGAGGGCGCTCGTGATCACGATGAGACCGACCGCCCAGATCGCGGGACGGCGGAGCCAGCCGGGTCGGTAACCGAGCGCCAGCCTGGCCGCGAGAGCGGCGACCGCCAGCAGGAGACCCGTCGACTTGAGCGCCTCGGAATGCGCCAGACCGCCGAACAGGACCACGACGCCGAGGAACTCGGTCGTGTCGAGGAACCGCTCGATGCGCGGCGGTGACTGCACGCTGTCTCCTCTTCACCGGGGTCCCACCGTCCGGGGACGGCATCCGTCAGCTGCGGTACTCCCTCTTCTCAAGCAACGCCTCGATCACGTACGCCGCCTCCTGCGCACGGTCCTCCCACGTGTTCTCGAGACCGAAGGCGATCCTCTCGACCGCCTCGCGCACCCCGTCTCGCTCAAGCGCCGCGTCGAGCGACGCCGCGAACGCCCCTACCTCGTCCGCCGTCCGGACAAGCTGTCCGCGCTCCCTGGCGGCGGGGAACGGCGTCGCGACGACGGGCAGGCCGCACAACAGGAGTTCGTAGAGCACGATGGGGTCCGCGTGCTCCGAGAAGACACCCCGCCTCCACGGTATCACGGCGCAGTCTGCCGCCGCGACGTATCTCGGGAACACGTCGTAGCTTCTTCTCCCCAGCATCAACACGTTGCGCGGAAGGCGCCGTGACGCGACGCGCCGGCAGACCGGTCCGACGAGAACGAAGCGGAGCTCCGGGCGGCGTTCGGCGACGGCCGCCAGCAGGTCCTCGTCGAACCACTCGTACGCGGCGCCGCCGTAGAGGACGATCGGAGCATCGGTCGGCAGATCGTGCGGCCTCGGCCCTGCCCGCCGGACGGCGGCGAGCACGTCCTCGGGAGCCGCTTCCCCGGACCACTCAAGGACCCGCCCGAAGTGGGATGCGTCGGCCGCGTTCGCGAGCCTGCGCGCCTTGCCCGACCACGCCCGCTCGGACGTCAGAAGCTCCGACGCAGCGAAGACGAGATCGACGGCCTCGATGTGCCGCCGCTCCCCCTCGGCGGTGGCGGCCGGGTCCCCGGAGAAGGCTGCCGGATCGTCGGCCGCCTGGTAGACGGCCAGACGCTCTCCGAGAGTCCCGACGAAGACGGCGTGTTCCGGGTCGAACGTCCAGAGCACCGGCCGCCGGATGGCGAGCCGGTCGGCCGCGCCGGCGATGACGCGGATGAGCCTCCTCAGAGCCGCTTCGCGCCGCGATGAGCGGTTGTCGACGAGGAGCGGCGAGAGCACCCACAGGCCGTTCGCTACCTTCCGGAGTCCTCTGAACTTCGACCAGCGGCGGCGCCGCCCCAGCGCCGAGAAGACGTCGATCGGGGGGTCGACGTAGAGCACACGGACGCGCCGGCTCAGGAGCGACATCAGGTGCTGCTTGCTCGTGGGTAGCCCCGTCCAGTGATTGGTCGAGACGCAGATGATGTCCGGAAGCGGCTGCATCAGTGCTCCTTGGTTCGAGCCAGAAGCCTGTCGAGCGCCGCTTCGACCTCGTCGACGGATATCGCCTCCACGCAGGGCCCCGCGTCTCTCGTGCACCGCCGCTGGCCGCACGGACTGCAGGGCGGACGGCGCGCGACGACCTCGGCCGGCGCGCCGCGGGGGCTGAAGCGGTCGGGCGTGTTCGGACCGTACAGACCGACCACCGGCGTGCCGACCGCGGCGGCGATGTGGAGCGGTCCGCTGTCGCTTCCCACGAACGCCCGCGCCGGGCCGAGGAGTCCCGCGAGCGTCCTGAGGGAGGTCCGTCCCGCGAGGCTCACCCCGGTCCCATCCGACGCCGACACCGCCCGCGAGCACAGGGATCGGTCTGTCGGCGAGCCGACGAAGATCGTCCGGAGGCCATGGGACTCAAGCGCGCGCCGAGCCAGCCCGCCGTAGCGTTCCGCGGGCCATCGGCGGAGCGGGTTGTTCGCTCCCGGCGCCATCGCGACGTACGGTCCCCCGCCGCCGGCGAGATCGCTCGCCGTCCGGAGCTCGCCCTCGGCGAGGTGGATTCGGGGCTCGGTCCGGTCGGTCTCGGCCCCGACGAGCGCGGCGGCCTTGAGAAGATGATCGACCACGTGGCCGTCGGCCCTGTACGGGATGCTCCGGTCGAGCAGGAACCCCAGCCCGGCGTGGTTGAACCCCACGCGGTAGGCCGGATCGGCCGCGACGAGCATCCACGAGCTTCTGAAGTCCCCGGTCAGGTCGACCGCGAGATCGAAGCGGCGTCGTCTGAGCCCGAGTCCGAAGCGGGCGGTCCACACGGGACTGTGGTAGCCCGGCACGGCATCGTAGAGGAGCACTTCGTCGACGTCGGGATTCCGCTCGAGGACCTCGGCCGCCCTTCTCTTCAGCACGACGGTGATCCGCGCATCCGTGAACGTGTCCCGGAGCGCCGCCAGGACGGGCGTCGACAGAAGGACGTCCCCGATGAAGTAGAGTCGGAGAACGAGGATCGAACGGACCGATCCCGGATGGAACTCGCGTTCCTTCACCTGTCCCTCCCTGCACGGACGCGAGCAGCCTCCGTCGCGAACCGCTCCTCCACCTCGTCGAGCATCCGGTCGAGACGGTGCCGGCTTTCGACCACGCGCCGGGCGGACCGGGCGAGCCCCACGCGGCGTCCCTCATCGTCGAGCAGGTCCAGAAGTCGACTCGACAGCGCCGCCACATCGCCCGGAGGCGACAGCACGCCCGTCTCGCCGTCCTCGATGATCTCCGGGATCCCGGACACCGCCGTCGCCACAACCGGTGTCCCGGCGGCCATCGCCTCCAGCACGACATGCGGCATGCCCTCGCGACGGCTGCTGACGATGAGAACGTCGGCCGCGGCGAGCGCGTCGCGGAGACCGTCCAGTCTCCCGCAGAACGTCACGCGTCCCTCGAGTTCCCGGTCGACGCGCGCACGCATCGGCTCTTCGAGCGGCCCGTCACCGACGATCACCAGCCGGACGTCCGACCGGCGCCGGGCGACGCGGGCGAACGCGTCGAGTGCGTCGAACGGCCTCTTGTCCCCGACGAGCCGCCCCGCGAAGAGGACGAGGGACGCCTCCGCACCGATGCCGAACCGACCGCGGAAGCCGGGGCCGTCACCTCCTTCGACGCGCGCGGGGTCGATGCCGTTGGGGATGACCGACAGACGGTCGGGGGGAACGAGCTCCGCCTCGAGGAGCCCGCGACCGATGGCCTCGGCGTTGACGATCACGTGGTCCACGAAGCGCGCGTAGA harbors:
- a CDS encoding exopolysaccharide biosynthesis polyprenyl glycosylphosphotransferase; its protein translation is MPERSTGPDAPLAASGRHDPRSDGRVRPRVDARLSCATARRRETVRSDWTVYFVDERFGYGTIEDYARGRSENPRVTRGVFYQRFLKRPFDFLASLVGLVLLSPVFLVIAILVKLDSPGPVFFRQIRVGKEGTEFWFYKFRSMVQDAERLKQELMHLNELEGPVFKISEDPRITRTGRFLRRTSLDELPQLINVLRGEMSLVGPRPPLPCEVENYESWQREKLSVLPGITCLWQISGRNHIGFTEWMRLDIEYIRRQSLGMDLKILLRTLPAVLSRKGAY
- a CDS encoding DUF3108 domain-containing protein, with the translated sequence MTRGTACALFMLVLLAAAAPVRGTQPALGPDGSLRAPPFGVGERMTFDLTYGFITAGKAVMSIPSTEVVSGYPCYHIVSIAESVPWFSTFFRVRDVAESHLDVRELVTRRFEKSLSEGDYRAHDLVLYDQERHIAVYPERDGRVVPLSLDAQDILTSLYYVRMMDLEVGTPVFIENHADKKNYPLRIDVLERDRISVPAGTFDCIVVEPVMRVAGLFRHKGSLRVWLTDDDRHVPVLMRSKVVIGSISAELTSYTPPQSWSGAVGEGP
- a CDS encoding HAD-IIIA family hydrolase, coding for MCSGVREEAVRRGTGGGRPAAFLDRDGTLSVERGYVTDPDDLSLEPSAAGAVRRLNEAGVAAVVVSNQACVAKGLLTEEGLAAVHDRLVELLAERGAVLDGAYYAPNYNDAAIPALERDLTWRKPGTGMVEAAVRDLGLDLASSAVFGDQPTDLGLARNLGIPGVLVRTGRGEVTEREDKGPVTHVSSDIGRAVDWFLSELGVRP
- a CDS encoding glycosyltransferase, whose amino-acid sequence is MQPLPDIICVSTNHWTGLPTSKQHLMSLLSRRVRVLYVDPPIDVFSALGRRRRWSKFRGLRKVANGLWVLSPLLVDNRSSRREAALRRLIRVIAGAADRLAIRRPVLWTFDPEHAVFVGTLGERLAVYQAADDPAAFSGDPAATAEGERRHIEAVDLVFAASELLTSERAWSGKARRLANAADASHFGRVLEWSGEAAPEDVLAAVRRAGPRPHDLPTDAPIVLYGGAAYEWFDEDLLAAVAERRPELRFVLVGPVCRRVASRRLPRNVLMLGRRSYDVFPRYVAAADCAVIPWRRGVFSEHADPIVLYELLLCGLPVVATPFPAARERGQLVRTADEVGAFAASLDAALERDGVREAVERIAFGLENTWEDRAQEAAYVIEALLEKREYRS
- the waaF gene encoding lipopolysaccharide heptosyltransferase II, with the protein product MKEREFHPGSVRSILVLRLYFIGDVLLSTPVLAALRDTFTDARITVVLKRRAAEVLERNPDVDEVLLYDAVPGYHSPVWTARFGLGLRRRRFDLAVDLTGDFRSSWMLVAADPAYRVGFNHAGLGFLLDRSIPYRADGHVVDHLLKAAALVGAETDRTEPRIHLAEGELRTASDLAGGGGPYVAMAPGANNPLRRWPAERYGGLARRALESHGLRTIFVGSPTDRSLCSRAVSASDGTGVSLAGRTSLRTLAGLLGPARAFVGSDSGPLHIAAAVGTPVVGLYGPNTPDRFSPRGAPAEVVARRPPCSPCGQRRCTRDAGPCVEAISVDEVEAALDRLLARTKEH
- a CDS encoding glycosyltransferase, giving the protein MRAVLVNSMRGMGGGERWVLEVAGGLSERGHDVSVAGRRGGRLAREAREMGIPTIEVPMSGDADVVSVARLAVWIRRTAADVVNVQIKRAVRLGAAAAAFGGRPAVVERRGLELPVEPSTLDRLVYARFVDHVIVNAEAIGRGLLEAELVPPDRLSVIPNGIDPARVEGGDGPGFRGRFGIGAEASLVLFAGRLVGDKRPFDALDAFARVARRRSDVRLVIVGDGPLEEPMRARVDRELEGRVTFCGRLDGLRDALAAADVLIVSSRREGMPHVVLEAMAAGTPVVATAVSGIPEIIEDGETGVLSPPGDVAALSSRLLDLLDDEGRRVGLARSARRVVESRHRLDRMLDEVEERFATEAARVRAGRDR